From Erigeron canadensis isolate Cc75 chromosome 8, C_canadensis_v1, whole genome shotgun sequence, one genomic window encodes:
- the LOC122580331 gene encoding protein YIPF1 homolog, with translation MMSGNYTTIDNQNVSGSVPAVSDPPGQVSVKFNDSTSLQTFPPSGAAHGKIASAGGPPRDADDTFSKPVSNSSEPQQSGGWFKVFTVAAYQPYFDVDTSDVLERIKDSLLPFRGSFNEKTASNPDLYGPFWICTTLIFVAASIGTFATYLAHKLQHKEWNYDINLVTWSAGLFYGYVLIVPLCLYIILKYFSAPSTLVQLFCLYGYSLFIFIPAMCLSIIPVEIFRWVITGVAGLMSALFVAQNLRNHIMSAGERWFLIVAGIFLLQLALSFVLKLYLFNIHV, from the exons ATGATGTCCGGAAACTATACTACCATTGACAACCAGAATGTATCTGGATCTGTTCCT GCTGTTTCTGATCCTCCCGGTCAAGTTTCCGTAAAATTTAACG ATAGTACTAGTCTTCAGACATTTCCTCCATCTGGAGCTGCACATGGCAAGATCGCATCCGCCGGTGGACCGCCTCGTGATGCCGATG ATACATTCTCGAAGCCAGTATCTAATTCATCAGAACCACAACAAAGTGGCGGTTGGTTTAAGGTATTTACAGTTGCTGCTTACCAGCCATATTTTGATGTTGACACATCTGATGTTTTAGAGAGGATCAAAGATTCCCTCTTGCCTTTTCGTGGGAGCTTCAACGAGAAAACTGCTAGCAACCCAGACTT GTATGGACCTTTCTGGATATGCACTACCTTGATCTTCGTGGCAGCTTCGATTGGTACATTTGCAACCTATTTGGCTCACAAGCTACAGCATAAAGAGTGGAACTATGATATAAATCTGGTAACCTGGTCTGCTGGCTTGTTCTATGGCTATGTCCTTATTGTCCCTTTGTGCTTGTACATAATTCTCAAGTACTTCTCTGCACCCTCAACCCTTGTTCAGCTATTCTGTCTATACGGTTACTCCTTGTTTATCTTCATCCCTGCAATG TGCCTATCTATCATTCCAGTGGAGATATTCAGATGGGTGATAACGGGTGTGGCTGGGCTGATGTCGGCATTGTTTGTGGCACAAAATCTGCGGAACCACATAATGTCAGCTGGTGAGAGGTGGTTCTTGATTGTTGCTGGGATTTTTTTGTTGCAGTTGGCTCTCTCCTTTGTACTTAAGCTTTATTTGTTCAATATCCATGTGTAG
- the LOC122578910 gene encoding probable small nuclear ribonucleoprotein E — protein sequence MAARRIMTQPINLIFRFLQSDLRIEGRIIGFDEYMNLVLDEAEEVSIKKKTRKSLGRILLKGDNITLMMNLNAGIQGDLAS from the exons ATGGCGGCCCGGAGGATTATGACGCAACCCATC aatCTGATCTTTCGGTTCCTTCAGAGT GACTTGAGGATTGAAGGCCGTATaatt GGGTTTGACGAGTACATGAATTTGGTTCTTGATGAGGCCGAGGAAGTAAGCATAAAAAAGAAGACCAGAAAGTCTCTAG GCAGGATTCTGCTGAAAGGAGACAATATTACCCTCATGATGAATTTGAATGC AGGTATTCAAGGTGATTTGGCAAGTTAG
- the LOC122580684 gene encoding protein HEAT INTOLERANT 4-like → MDDLEEFTDELTAADLLPEDQKDAFKEFVKERVREGKRANREAREKRKKARENMSQEQVAAFQNMKFYKFYPVATPDIPDVSSVKSLFINRYFGKAHEVL, encoded by the exons ATGGATGATCTAGAG GAATTTACTGATGAGCTAACTGCTGCGGACTTGCTGCCTGAAGATCAGAAGGATGCCTTCAAG GAGTTTGTCAAGGAAAGGGTTCGAGAAGGAAAGAGGGCTAATCGTGAG GCTAGGGAAAAGCGAAAGAAAGCTCGAGAGAACATGAGTCAAGAGCAAGTGGCTGCATTTCAGAACAtgaagttttataaattttatcctGTTGCGACACCTGATATCCCGGATGTCTCGAGTGTCAAG TCTCTATTTATAAATAGGTATTTTGGCAAGGCACATGAAGTACTTTGA